A single Syntrophales bacterium DNA region contains:
- the hpt gene encoding hypoxanthine phosphoribosyltransferase yields MKIKEILYTKEEIDKRVKDLADIISRDYQEDELIVIGILKGAFVFMADLIRYFSIPCVVDFVRVASYGSGTASSEKIEFKKDIETDIKGKNVLIVEDIVDTGLTLSFLVDKLKERNPRSLKVCVFLDKKHRREIDFDADYVGFAMDEGFVVGYGLDCNEVGRSLPYVGVVEE; encoded by the coding sequence ATGAAGATTAAAGAAATTCTCTATACCAAAGAGGAAATTGACAAAAGAGTAAAGGACCTGGCTGACATTATTTCCCGTGACTATCAGGAAGATGAATTAATAGTAATCGGTATCCTCAAGGGCGCTTTTGTTTTTATGGCGGACCTGATAAGATATTTTAGCATACCATGTGTTGTGGATTTTGTCAGAGTTGCAAGCTATGGTTCCGGGACGGCAAGCTCAGAAAAGATAGAATTTAAAAAAGATATTGAAACAGACATAAAAGGGAAAAACGTTCTCATAGTAGAAGACATAGTAGATACCGGCCTTACATTATCTTTTTTAGTAGATAAATTGAAAGAGAGGAATCCGCGCTCTCTGAAAGTCTGTGTTTTTTTAGACAAAAAACACCGAAGAGAGATTGATTTTGATGCGGATTATGTAGGTTTTGCTATGGATGAAGGATTTGTTGTAGGGTACGGCCTTGATTGTAATGAAGTGGGTCGTTCTTTGCCGTATGTGGGTGTGGTTGAAGAATAA
- a CDS encoding ribonuclease D encodes MKNNWVWVDNYSKLDKAKKGIERSSTICVDTEYDSFRYFRDKLCLIQIKAANSTYLFDPLNTLDLSFLGSIFSNPDILKVVHAGDNDIRILKRDYGFEFKNIFDTHRAASILGCQYLSLESIIFQYLGVELNKTKKMQRSRWENRPLTDEQIIYAVRDTQYLTDLYVRLKDEIKQEGLERVASEAFDKMMAVEWHEKSLDFNGHLKIKGAKDLNRYQRSRLKTLYRWRFKKAKETNIARFMILSDQNILDLSKIEKCSVESLGTIPTLSSRKAKTLGQEIIEVLNRL; translated from the coding sequence ATGAAGAACAATTGGGTATGGGTCGATAATTACTCAAAACTCGATAAGGCAAAAAAAGGTATTGAAAGGTCTTCTACTATTTGTGTGGATACAGAATATGATTCATTTCGATACTTCCGGGACAAGCTCTGTTTAATCCAGATAAAAGCTGCCAACAGTACCTACCTTTTTGATCCACTGAACACATTGGATCTTTCTTTTTTAGGGAGTATATTCTCCAATCCGGACATTCTCAAGGTAGTGCACGCTGGCGATAATGACATTCGCATTTTAAAACGGGATTATGGATTTGAATTCAAGAATATTTTTGACACCCATAGGGCCGCTTCAATTCTTGGATGCCAGTACCTTTCTCTTGAATCCATTATATTTCAGTATCTTGGTGTCGAATTAAACAAGACAAAGAAAATGCAACGGTCGCGATGGGAGAACCGTCCACTGACAGATGAGCAGATAATCTATGCGGTTCGAGATACCCAGTATCTGACAGATTTATATGTTCGGCTTAAAGACGAAATCAAACAGGAGGGACTGGAAAGAGTAGCATCTGAAGCCTTTGATAAAATGATGGCTGTTGAATGGCACGAAAAAAGTCTTGATTTTAACGGGCACCTAAAAATTAAGGGGGCCAAGGATCTGAACAGATATCAACGAAGCCGTCTAAAGACTCTATATCGCTGGCGTTTCAAAAAGGCAAAGGAGACGAATATCGCACGCTTTATGATTTTATCTGATCAGAATATACTTGATTTGTCTAAAATAGAAAAATGCTCTGTTGAATCACTCGGGACCATCCCGACCCTTTCTTCCAGAAAGGCGAAAACCTTAGGGCAGGAGATTATTGAAGTCTTAAATCGACTTTAA
- a CDS encoding cytoplasmic protein, with protein MKKETYRDFDATELYCPNCKRAVPVRKKLLLVLLGGEKYDYTCIYCGISLGDKMVTAKDNLGMIIK; from the coding sequence ATGAAAAAGGAAACATACAGAGATTTCGATGCCACAGAACTTTACTGTCCAAATTGCAAAAGAGCGGTTCCTGTCAGGAAAAAACTGTTGTTAGTCCTTCTCGGTGGAGAAAAATACGACTATACCTGCATCTACTGTGGGATATCTCTGGGGGATAAAATGGTTACTGCGAAAGATAATCTGGGAATGATAATTAAGTGA
- a CDS encoding NAD(+) synthase produces the protein MKQFFNLYNHGFVKVAVCIPEVRVADTVFNAESTVKLAKEAAENNAIFALFPELGISAYSNEDLFHQDALLQSVLDSLEYIIDATRDLNLIMVVGAPLQVDSSLFNCGIVLYRGKILGVAVKSYLPNYREFYEGRQFSPAEEALSETINLSGQENIPFGANIIFDVENIKHFKFFIEICEDVWVPVPPSGFAAMAGATVVGNLSASNVTIGKSEYRSNLASNQSARCVSAYLYAAAGTGESTTDLAWDGHAMVYENGNLLTESKRFSQDTQIIYADLDLDRLAQDRMRMTSFGQNARTHKNILARFRKISFSIETPGKRILLTREYPRFPYVPADPAKRDQLCFEAYNIQVQGLTKRLKSSGIQNVVIGISGGLDSTHALIVAARTMDLLNLPRSNIKAYTMPGFATTDKTYTNAVRLMKALGVEANEIDIKDSCMQMFKDIGHPYAEGKEVYDITFENVQAGERASHLFRIANLRDGLVVGTGDLSELALGWCTYGVGDHMSHYNVNTSVPKTLIQYLIRWVANTVQFNQETSGILFDILETEITPELIPGKDTQKTESEIGPYELQDFNIFYTTRFGYLPTKIAFMAHSAWKDKDKGLWPDVPEHRRNDYTLGEIKHWLQVYLFRFFKISQFKRSCAPNGPKVGSGGSLSPRSDYRAPSDSEATVWLENAGKIPEGDD, from the coding sequence ATGAAACAATTTTTCAATCTTTACAACCATGGATTTGTAAAAGTGGCTGTCTGTATACCGGAGGTGAGAGTTGCCGACACGGTTTTTAATGCGGAAAGTACGGTCAAGCTGGCAAAGGAGGCGGCGGAGAACAACGCCATTTTCGCCCTCTTCCCGGAACTCGGAATTTCGGCCTATTCCAACGAAGACCTCTTCCACCAGGATGCCCTTCTGCAGAGTGTGCTGGACTCCCTTGAATATATCATCGACGCCACAAGAGATTTAAATCTCATCATGGTTGTGGGAGCGCCCCTTCAGGTCGATTCTTCACTTTTCAACTGCGGGATTGTCCTTTATCGTGGAAAAATCTTGGGGGTTGCGGTCAAATCCTATCTTCCCAATTACCGGGAATTTTACGAGGGCCGTCAGTTCAGCCCCGCTGAGGAGGCACTTTCTGAAACGATCAATCTCTCCGGACAGGAGAATATCCCATTCGGAGCGAATATCATATTTGATGTGGAAAATATTAAACATTTCAAATTCTTTATAGAGATATGCGAGGATGTCTGGGTCCCTGTACCGCCATCCGGGTTTGCGGCGATGGCGGGAGCGACTGTAGTGGGAAATCTATCCGCCTCCAATGTTACCATAGGAAAATCGGAATACCGCAGCAACCTCGCTTCAAACCAATCAGCACGCTGTGTATCAGCGTATCTCTACGCGGCAGCCGGCACAGGGGAATCAACCACAGATTTAGCCTGGGATGGACATGCCATGGTCTATGAGAATGGCAACCTGCTAACAGAGTCCAAACGATTTTCCCAGGACACTCAAATCATCTATGCAGATTTAGATCTGGACCGCCTTGCCCAGGACAGAATGCGCATGACAAGCTTTGGCCAGAATGCCCGGACACACAAAAACATACTCGCACGATTTCGTAAAATTTCTTTTTCTATCGAGACTCCCGGCAAACGGATTCTGCTGACAAGGGAATACCCCAGATTCCCCTATGTTCCTGCAGATCCTGCTAAACGTGATCAGCTCTGCTTTGAGGCATACAATATACAGGTACAGGGTCTAACAAAGAGATTGAAGTCCTCGGGTATTCAGAATGTTGTTATTGGAATATCGGGCGGGCTCGATTCCACACATGCACTCATAGTAGCGGCTCGGACCATGGATCTCCTCAATCTACCGCGATCCAACATCAAGGCTTATACAATGCCCGGTTTTGCAACTACGGATAAAACTTACACCAATGCGGTCAGGTTAATGAAGGCTCTCGGTGTGGAGGCAAATGAGATTGATATTAAAGATAGCTGTATGCAAATGTTCAAGGATATCGGCCATCCCTATGCAGAGGGAAAGGAAGTTTATGATATTACATTCGAGAATGTGCAGGCCGGAGAACGCGCATCACATCTGTTTCGCATTGCCAATCTGAGAGACGGACTGGTGGTCGGAACGGGAGACCTCAGCGAACTCGCCCTCGGGTGGTGTACCTACGGGGTTGGTGATCACATGTCCCACTACAACGTGAACACCAGCGTACCAAAGACACTGATTCAGTATCTCATACGCTGGGTGGCAAACACTGTTCAGTTCAATCAGGAAACATCGGGTATCCTTTTTGATATTCTTGAAACGGAAATCACCCCTGAATTGATTCCCGGCAAGGACACACAAAAAACCGAATCGGAGATAGGGCCCTATGAACTACAGGACTTCAACATTTTCTATACCACCCGGTTTGGGTATCTTCCCACCAAAATTGCTTTTATGGCACATTCTGCATGGAAAGATAAAGATAAAGGGCTCTGGCCGGATGTACCGGAACATAGAAGAAATGACTACACTCTCGGGGAGATCAAACACTGGCTTCAGGTTTACCTTTTCAGATTTTTTAAGATCAGCCAGTTCAAGCGTTCCTGCGCGCCAAACGGTCCCAAGGTTGGTTCCGGCGGTTCCCTTTCTCCAAGAAGTGATTACAGGGCTCCGAGTGATAGTGAAGCCACAGTGTGGCTGGAAAATGCGGGAAAAATACCTGAGGGGGATGACTGA